In Methanosphaera sp. ISO3-F5, a genomic segment contains:
- a CDS encoding DUF6398 domain-containing protein codes for MSDKIKEKEKKLIEMTNAFCDAELNSEYKALCEKLVHKLGRKHDVPFKRGKLENWASGIVYAIGQINYLFDKNFEPYATPDDICKYFKTKKSTTSNKARDIRQMLNLKMGDKEFSTKHILDSNVRTNDFNEKTLRGAQNRMMLQMIGDTMRIMHEKKFK; via the coding sequence ATGTCTGATAAAATTAAAGAAAAAGAAAAGAAATTAATTGAAATGACTAACGCATTTTGTGATGCTGAACTAAACTCAGAATATAAAGCATTATGTGAAAAATTAGTGCATAAATTGGGAAGAAAACATGATGTGCCATTTAAACGAGGAAAGCTCGAAAATTGGGCTAGCGGTATAGTGTATGCTATTGGCCAAATAAATTATCTGTTTGATAAGAACTTTGAACCTTATGCTACACCTGATGATATATGCAAATATTTCAAAACCAAAAAATCCACAACATCAAATAAGGCAAGAGATATTCGTCAGATGCTAAACTTAAAAATGGGTGACAAGGAATTTTCAACAAAACACATCTTAGACAGTAATGTAAGAACCAATGATTTTAATGAAAAAACTCTTCGCGGAGCACAAAACAGGATGATGTTACAAATGATTGGTGATACCATGAGGATAATGCATGAAAAAAAATTTAAGTAA